GCGTGGAAGGGGTAGACCCGCATCTGGGCTCCGCAGTCCACCAGTCCGTGGCGGATGAGCGGCTCCGGCGGGTCGGCCATGAGGTCGCGCACCCACTGCGGGTCCGCGCCCGCGTCGCGGAGCAGCACCGCGGAGACGGCGTCGAGGGCACCGCCGAGGACGGTGGTGGGGTCGTACGGCGGGAATCCGGCGAGCTCCTCCACGACGATGCAGCCACCGGGCGCGAGCCAGCCGACGAGGCGTTCCAGTACGGCGTGCGGATCGTCGAGGAAGATCATGACGGACCGGCAGTGGATGAGGTCGACGTCTGCCACAGGGGCGGGGTCACTGCCCGCGTCGTGGCGCACGGGGACCAGGTTGGGCAGCCCTTGGGTGTCCAGATGCCGCAGGTCGATGTCGGTCGCCCAGACCCGGGCCTCGGGATGACGGCGCGCCAGTGCGCGGGCGACCGATCCGGAGCCGGCGCCGATCTCCACGATCTCACGGGGGTTCTCCGGGGCGCGGGCCTCGAGGATCTCCCGCGTCGCCGGGTCCGTCATCACCGCCAGCCGGTCCAGCCGCAGGCTCTCGTACTCCCAGGCCGGGTCCAGTGCGGGCGGGCCGCTGTCGTGCCGCGGGGCTGTGTCCACCGTCTCACCTCTCGTCCGGGTGGGCGTGACGGGCCGTGGTGACCCGTGCGGCGGAGTCTTCCAGCGGGCGCGGTCGGGAAGGCCGGGCCGGCGGCAAGGGGATCCGTGGAGGTCACTTACTTCTGCCGGAACCCTGCGGTAGTTGACCGGGATGGTGAACCGGACGGGCGGGCCGTCGGGCGGACGTACGCCGGCGGGCTCCGGGCCGTGGACCCGGAGCCCGCCGTCGTGGTGGAGCCGTCGTCACGCGGGACGGGGCGGGTCAGCCCTCCGCCGCCGGGGACAGCAGGGCGGCCAGCCCGCCGGGGTCGGAGAGCATCGGCCAGTGCCCGGTCGGCAGGTCCCGGAAGGTCCAGTCACCCGCCAGTGGGCTGTGATCGCCGCGGAAGAACTCACGCTGCTGCGGGGGCATCGCGCAGCAGACCAGGGTCTGCGGCAGGCCCGGGTCGTTGCCGTGCTCCAGCACCACACCGCGGGTGTAGCAGGACCAGGGATGCGGGGTCTGGAGGAGCGTCATCAGCTCGCGTTGGGCGTCGCTGATGCCGACGGTGCCGAAGGTGCGGGTGAGCTCGTCCCAGTGCGGTACCGGCAGGGCCCAGCCGTCACCGTCCCGCGCCACGGAGTCGGCGAAGGTCTCGCGCAGGCCGGCGGGCAGGAGCTCCGCGGGCGCCATTCCCGAGGGCAGCGGTGCGGCATCCACGTACACCAGGCCGCGCAGCCGCTCACGGCAGCGGTCGGCGACGCCGGGCAGGACGGCCGCGGCGTAACTGTGCCCGACCAGCACCACGTCCTCCAGACCCTCATAGGTCAGGACACCCGCCACATCCTCGACATGGGTGCCGGGGCCGATGTGCGGGCCGCCGAGGTGAGAGCGTTCACCGAGGCCGGTGAGGGTCGGGGTGTACACGCGGTGCCCCGCGTCGCGCAGCCGGTCGCTCACCGAGCGCCAGATCCAGCCGCCTGCCCAGGCACCGGGGACCAGAACGAACGTTGCCATCTTCGCCTCCGTCAGGGGGGTGGTCACGGACCCGGGTGGGGCACGGGCAGGGCAAAGACTCATCGCGGGCCAGTCGGGAGGGAAGGCGTGCCGGGTCCCCTTCGCCGCGGAGGTCAAGGGCCGGACGTACGGGATCTGGTCCGTTGACCCGGGTGGTCAATGTGTCCGCCGTGTCCTTCGCGGCGCGGGGACGTTCTTCACAGCGTCAGATCTTCGAAGTCGCGAGGAAAAGTACGATGAGCAACCGCGGTCCCGGCCACCCGTTCACGAGGCTGTACGAAGCCACGCCGACACCGGCGCTGGTGGAGGTGCCACCGCTGCACTACCTGGCCGTGGACGGGGAGGGCGACCCGCAGGGGTCCGAGAGGTTCGCGGCGGCCGCCGCCACGCTCTCCATGGCGACGCAGGCCGTGGCCGTGGACACTTCCCCCGCCGACGGCACGGCTTTTGGGCCGTGCCCGCTCGAGGGCCTGTGGTGGAGCACCGACGAGCGGCTGCACCTCGAGAGCGGCGACCCCGAACTGTGGCAGGACCGCACCAGCTGGCGCTGGACCCTGCTGCTGCGGCAGCCGGAGCCGGTGGACGCCGCCCGGCTGGAGGCGGTCCGCGCGCAGCTGGGCACCAAGGCCGACACACCCGAGGCCGAGGCCGCCGCGGCCGGATTGCGCGAGCACGCGCTGGACGAGGGCCTGTGCGTCCAGCTGCTGCACGAGGGCGCGATCGAGAACGAGCCCGCCTCCATTCGGGCCCTTCACCGGCATCTCGACGCCCAGGGTCTGGCGCCGGCGGGCCGGCACCACGAGATCTACCTGGTGCCGGCCTCGACGGCGCCCCCCGGCGAACTGCGCACGATCCTGCGCCAGCCCGTCATCCGTGAGTGACGGCCTCGTCGTCGCGAACGCGTAGCAGCTCCGCCGCACGGGCCACCGCACGCGCCAGTTCGTCCACCCGCGCGGCCACCTCCACGTCCACCGGCTCGCCGTCGATCAGTGCCCGGCGCGCCTGGGGGACCGCCACCTGCTGGGGCACCATCCAGGCGCGCAGCCAGCGGGCGATCAGACGCAGATCGTTGAGGGCGTTGGAGTTGCTGCGCCCGCCGAGTGCGACCAGCGCGCCCAGGGCCTTGCCCTCGATGTGCTCGAAGTCCAGCAGGTCCATGGCGTTCTTCAGCGCCCCGCCGACCGTGCCGTGGTACTCGGGCCCCGCCAGGATCACCCCGTCCGCGGCCCGTACGGCCTCCCGGAGCCGCCGCACGCCGGGGAAGTGCGGCCACGGCTCCTTCTTGTCGCCGTTGCAGAAAGGGAGTTGCAGCGCGCGCAGGTCGAGCAGCTCCGTCTCGCATCCGTCGGCGGCGAGGGTGGCCAGGGCCCGGCGCAGCAGCACCTGGCTGGTCGAGCCGGGGCGCATGCTGCCGCCGATGCCCAGAATCCGGATCACGCTCACTCCTCCTCGCAGATGGCGTCCGCCGGGCAGCAGTCCATGGCTTCGTAGACGGCGTCCTCGTCGTCCTCGGTCAGCGGCTGCACCGCGAGGTAGGTGTATCCGGCGGCGTCGTTGCGGACGAAGAAGTCCGGGGCGATGCACCGGCAGGTGTCGCAGTCGGTGCACTCCTCGTTGACGTAGAACCTGCCCGCGGCGTTGTCGGGCAGTCGCGCGGGCGGCTGGACGGTCACGGCCGCTCACCTCCCCGGGGAGGAGCCGCCGGGGTGCACCAGTTCCAGCACCCGGTCCGTGTCACGGCGCAGCAGATGCCCGTAGGTGTGGCCGAGTTCGTCCTCGGGGGCGAACGCCAGCAGTTCCACGCCGTCGAAGGTCGCCAGGTAGTCGAGCAGCGGCCGGACGTGGTCGGGAGCGTCGACGGCCAGGCCGAAGTGTGACATCAGCGCGTTCTTCTGGCCGGCCGGCCGGTCGGCCCAGCCGCCGCGGGCCCGGCAGGTGAACAGCTCCAGCTCCTGGCCGTGCGCCCGGCAGTTGATCCAGTGGCCGGGGGTGCCGTACTCGCGCGGGGCGATGTGCGAGGGGCCGGTCCGCACGTCCTCGGTGTCGGGAGACTTCTCGACGAGGGCCAGCCACTGGTCGAAGTCCTCCTCCCGGTCGTAGTCACCGACGTAGACCGCCACATGGTGCAAACCGGTGATGCGCAGTGTGCGCAGGTCCACCGGGTGTCCGAGGAAGCCGGTCAGAGCGGTGTCGGGCGTGGTGCGGGCGGCGTCCTCGAACCAGCCGAGGACGGAGTTCAGATACCTCTCCTGCTCCGCCCCGGTGGGGAGGGCGGCGGGAGCCGGGTAGATCATGTGCGTCACCTCCTGGTGAGGTATTCGGTGAGCAGGGACTTCAGGTCCTGATGGCCGCTGTAGGGCTCGCGCAGCCGGCCGTACAACTCGGGGCGCCGCCCGTGCAGACAGAAGTAGAGGCTGCGCCGGAAGGACAGGTCGACCTCGCGAAGGCCGCGCAGATGGTCCATGTCCAGCTCGGCCCGCAGCACCGCCTCCTCCTCTTCGAGGGACCCGAGCAGTTCCTCCGGCGCGGCCACCGTGCTGTGGCCCGCGACCTCGATGGACACCTGACGTCCGGCCCGCTCCCCGGTCACCCCGCCCACGGCGCTGGCCAGCAGCGTGTAACAGACGTTGAAGGAGGAGTTGGCCTGGAGGCAGGGGCGGGTGATCTGGATGTTGCCGCGCAGGGCCGCGCCGGGAACGGCGATGATCTCGGCACCGCGCAGCGCGAGCATGCGCGGCACCTCGGGGATCCAGAAGTCCGAGCAGACGCAGATCCCGACCCGCCCGAAGGGCGTGTCCACCACGGCGAACTCGTCGGACGCGGTCACCGAGACCATCTCGGCCGCGAACCGGTGGGTCTTGCGGGCCTTGACGACCACCTCGCCCCGGTCGTCCAGGAGGACGGCCGTGTTGTAGTACCGGTCGCCCTCGCGCTCGACGACGGTGCCGCACAGGATGTACGCGCCGGTGCGGCGGGCGGCCTCCGCGAGCCGGTCGAAGACGGGTCCGGGCACGGGCTGGTCGATGACGCCCTTCAGGTGGGCCCGGCCGGGGAAGTAGAACGGCGGTCCCAGGAAGAACTCCGGCAGCACGATCAGTTCGGCCTCGTCGACGGTGTCCAGCAGGGCGAGGACCCGGCGCAGGTTCACCTCGGGGTCGAGGTCCCAGAGGGTCTGGAGCAGGGCCACTCGGGGCCGTGTCGTGGGCTTCACCGTGACTCTCCAACTGCCTGGGCGGGGTGGGGCGGGACGGTGTCCGTGACCGACGGATGAGGTGCGGACGTGGCGTCCGCCAGGGCCTCGCTCAGCCCGCAGCGTCGGAAATCGGCCAGGAAGGGGGCCGCGTCGCGCATCCGGCGCAGCTCGTGCAGGTCCAGGTCGGCCGCGACCACGCACTCCTCGCGGTCAGCCTCGGCGAGCACCGGGGTCTGCTTGCGGAAGTCACGCGAGTAGGCGCCGATCGCCATCGGGCTGCGGACGACGGCCGTGCGGCCCATGTAGGTGAGACCGGCCAGGGTGTTCTCGCCGGTCGCCGCGGCGAAGAGCACGTACGCGCAGTTCTCCGCGGCCCGTGCGAGGAGCATCTGCCGCACCGGCTCCGCGAAGGGCCGCAGCAGGATCGACGGGCAGAGGATGATCTCCGCGCCGTCGGCGAACAGCGTGCGCAGCACCTCCGGGAACTGGATGTCGTAGCCGACGACCAGGCCGACGCGGCCGAACGGTGTGTCCACGGCCCGGGCGCCCACCTCCCCGGTGAGGAAGTGGGCTTCCAGGTCGTAGACGACGCTGCGCCGGTAGACGTCCCGGATCCGGCCGGCAGCGTCCACGAGGACGGCGGAACTGTGCACGTGCTCACCCGCCCGCTCCAGTACTCCGGCGGCGAGCCAGACGCCGTGCCGGGCGGCCTGGGAGGCGAGCCACGAGGTGACCGGGCCGGGTACCGGCTCGGCGACCTCGTGGCTCTTGGGCAGGTTCAGCGCGGTGGCGAACGCCTCGGGCAGCACGACCAGTTCGCAGCCGTCGGCGGCCGCCGCGGCGACCAGCCCCTCGGCACGCGCCAGGTTCTCCGTCCGCCGGTTGGTGGCCACGGACAACTGCACCAGGCCGACGCGCACCCTCCTGCTCGGGGTACCGGGGATCATGCCGTGTCGTTGTTGTAGATGCCGGGCTCGCCGACGGTGTAGCCGACGTTCAGCGGACGGGAGGAGGTGATCAGGTTGATGTTCTCCTTGGCCACCGTCCAGCTCTCCAGTCCGCGTTCCGCCAGCAGCCGGCGCATCTCGGGCTCGCTGAACGAGGCACGCAGGGAGTCCATGAACTCGGCGGCGTCGCCGTCGGCGTACTGCAACACGAAGGAGACCATGCCCTCCTCCGCGTCCCGCGCCAGGTCGTACAGGACGACGATGCCTCCCGGCCGGCACACCCGGGCGCACTCGGCGACGATCCGCTCCGGCTTGTCCCAGCGGGCGACGGCGCAGAAGCTGAAGACGACGTCGAAGGAGTCGTCCTCGTAGGGCAGCCTGCTCAGCCTGGCCCACTCGCAGCCGAAGTCGCCGCCGTAGCCGACCAGGTTGGCGAAGATGGTGTTCTCCCGGGCCACCTCCAGGAAGGCGTCGTTGTTGTCGACCCCGGTGAACAGGGAGTCCGGGTGCTGGGCGGCGAGGCGGAGCGAGATCAGGCCGCTGGCGCAGCCCACCTCCAGGACGTCCTTGCCCCCGGTGCAGTAGGGGCCGATGAGCTTCATCATGTGCTGCATCGGGATGATCATCGAGGTGCGGATGTTCCGGTCGTAGGCACGGCACTCGTCGACATCGTCGAAGGTGTCCTTGCGCGGTACCCGCTCGGCGAGGTCGAAGATCTTCTGCCGACGGGCGCGCCGCCGTACGGGCGTCTCGGGTACCTCGGTGGCGGTGGCCGGTGCGGTGGCGGTGGTCTCAGGACTGGACAATGGGAAGTCCTTTCCGTCCGTCGGTGCGGTCGAGCTGCCAGTTGAGGATCTCGGTGCTCGCCGACGTGGGCTGCGGCAGCCGGTAGTTGCGGTCGGAGTAGAAGGTCTTGCAGATGTTGTCGATGTAGTACCAGCCCTTGGGGTAGGTGACCTGGAGCGCCTCGTCGGTGACGACCAGCAGCCCCTTCTCGACGAGCGAGTCGACCTTGTCCTTGAAGTACTCGTAGGGGTCGACGCCGTGCCGCTCGCGGTACACCGAGCGCTTGACCCGCAGCAGCTTCAGTCCGAGGACCAGGCTTCGGCAGCGCTGCTCGTGCTCGTCGGTGTAGGCGCCCATGACCACCGGCAGCCGGCCGGAGTTGCAGGTGTCGATGTAGGCGTTGATGTCGGGCTGGTTGAGGTACATGTGATTGTTGAGGTAGCCGTAGGCGCCGGAGCCGATGGCCACCATGTCTCCGCACCGGCCCCAGACCTGGGAGAGGTGGTCGGTGAGGCGGAAGGTGTCGGTCTCCATGCCCCGGTACGGCTTGGAGCCGTCGAGGAGGACCGGGTAGGTCGTCGCTCCCTCGGCCTCCCACTCGGGGCGCATCGGCTCCAGGAAGTCGTTGTACGTCAGGGCCAGGTAGCCGGCGTCCATGAGCGTGGTGTGCAGGTACTGGTACATCTCGTCCGCTTCCCGCGTGCTCGGGCACGGAGGCGTGGCGCCGGACTGCAGGGCGAAGAAGACCTCGGAACCCGGCAGCACCGCGTAGTTGTAGACGGAGAACGAGGTGACGGGCAGGTCCATCAGGGTGCGGATGTCCTGGGCCCACAGGTCGTGCGTCTGGCCCGGCATGCCGATCATGTAGTCGATGCAGAGGTTCTCCAGGCCGCTGCGGGCGATGAGTTCGATGGTGCGGGTGGCGGACTCACCGGTGTGGGCCCGGGCCCGGCCGAGGTAGCGCAGGATGGGGTCGTGGAAGGTCTGCACACCCAGGCTCATCCGGCTGACGCCGTGCTTGAGCAGCACGTCCAGCTTCTGCTGGTCGACGTCGACGGGGGTGGACTCGATGGTGACGGAGCAGTCGTCGCTGAAGTTCAGCCGCTGCTTCATGAAGCCCAGCAGGTCGTCGAGTTCCTCGGCGCGCAGCGTGGTCGGGGTGCCACCACCGAAGTAGCCGGAGGTGAAGACGACGTCGCGCAGGTACGGCGACTTCGAGTAGAGGTCGATCTCCGCCTTGAGGGCCTTGATGT
This genomic interval from Streptomyces asiaticus contains the following:
- a CDS encoding class I SAM-dependent methyltransferase, with the translated sequence MDTAPRHDSGPPALDPAWEYESLRLDRLAVMTDPATREILEARAPENPREIVEIGAGSGSVARALARRHPEARVWATDIDLRHLDTQGLPNLVPVRHDAGSDPAPVADVDLIHCRSVMIFLDDPHAVLERLVGWLAPGGCIVVEELAGFPPYDPTTVLGGALDAVSAVLLRDAGADPQWVRDLMADPPEPLIRHGLVDCGAQMRVYPFHAGSPASEFSRLTLQQLRPRLLGQGHLTEDHLDAAVALLGGHDLDEPASAVLSVWGHRPR
- a CDS encoding alpha/beta fold hydrolase, translated to MATFVLVPGAWAGGWIWRSVSDRLRDAGHRVYTPTLTGLGERSHLGGPHIGPGTHVEDVAGVLTYEGLEDVVLVGHSYAAAVLPGVADRCRERLRGLVYVDAAPLPSGMAPAELLPAGLRETFADSVARDGDGWALPVPHWDELTRTFGTVGISDAQRELMTLLQTPHPWSCYTRGVVLEHGNDPGLPQTLVCCAMPPQQREFFRGDHSPLAGDWTFRDLPTGHWPMLSDPGGLAALLSPAAEG
- a CDS encoding GyrI-like domain-containing protein — translated: MSNRGPGHPFTRLYEATPTPALVEVPPLHYLAVDGEGDPQGSERFAAAAATLSMATQAVAVDTSPADGTAFGPCPLEGLWWSTDERLHLESGDPELWQDRTSWRWTLLLRQPEPVDAARLEAVRAQLGTKADTPEAEAAAAGLREHALDEGLCVQLLHEGAIENEPASIRALHRHLDAQGLAPAGRHHEIYLVPASTAPPGELRTILRQPVIRE
- a CDS encoding NADPH-dependent FMN reductase, whose translation is MIRILGIGGSMRPGSTSQVLLRRALATLAADGCETELLDLRALQLPFCNGDKKEPWPHFPGVRRLREAVRAADGVILAGPEYHGTVGGALKNAMDLLDFEHIEGKALGALVALGGRSNSNALNDLRLIARWLRAWMVPQQVAVPQARRALIDGEPVDVEVAARVDELARAVARAAELLRVRDDEAVTHG
- a CDS encoding ferredoxin, coding for MTVQPPARLPDNAAGRFYVNEECTDCDTCRCIAPDFFVRNDAAGYTYLAVQPLTEDDEDAVYEAMDCCPADAICEEE
- a CDS encoding carbon-nitrogen hydrolase family protein yields the protein MKPTTRPRVALLQTLWDLDPEVNLRRVLALLDTVDEAELIVLPEFFLGPPFYFPGRAHLKGVIDQPVPGPVFDRLAEAARRTGAYILCGTVVEREGDRYYNTAVLLDDRGEVVVKARKTHRFAAEMVSVTASDEFAVVDTPFGRVGICVCSDFWIPEVPRMLALRGAEIIAVPGAALRGNIQITRPCLQANSSFNVCYTLLASAVGGVTGERAGRQVSIEVAGHSTVAAPEELLGSLEEEEAVLRAELDMDHLRGLREVDLSFRRSLYFCLHGRRPELYGRLREPYSGHQDLKSLLTEYLTRR
- a CDS encoding carbon-nitrogen hydrolase family protein, giving the protein MIPGTPSRRVRVGLVQLSVATNRRTENLARAEGLVAAAAADGCELVVLPEAFATALNLPKSHEVAEPVPGPVTSWLASQAARHGVWLAAGVLERAGEHVHSSAVLVDAAGRIRDVYRRSVVYDLEAHFLTGEVGARAVDTPFGRVGLVVGYDIQFPEVLRTLFADGAEIILCPSILLRPFAEPVRQMLLARAAENCAYVLFAAATGENTLAGLTYMGRTAVVRSPMAIGAYSRDFRKQTPVLAEADREECVVAADLDLHELRRMRDAAPFLADFRRCGLSEALADATSAPHPSVTDTVPPHPAQAVGESR
- a CDS encoding class I SAM-dependent methyltransferase encodes the protein MSSPETTATAPATATEVPETPVRRRARRQKIFDLAERVPRKDTFDDVDECRAYDRNIRTSMIIPMQHMMKLIGPYCTGGKDVLEVGCASGLISLRLAAQHPDSLFTGVDNNDAFLEVARENTIFANLVGYGGDFGCEWARLSRLPYEDDSFDVVFSFCAVARWDKPERIVAECARVCRPGGIVVLYDLARDAEEGMVSFVLQYADGDAAEFMDSLRASFSEPEMRRLLAERGLESWTVAKENINLITSSRPLNVGYTVGEPGIYNNDTA
- a CDS encoding coproporphyrinogen-III oxidase family protein; the encoded protein is MTQETITRNFLDTPSFWREYPERDIEFVRWYPCDVGPLSPEQVYARQEKFPRTTSFYVHIPFCNQVCTSCPYNKFNTRNTLVQRYIKALKAEIDLYSKSPYLRDVVFTSGYFGGGTPTTLRAEELDDLLGFMKQRLNFSDDCSVTIESTPVDVDQQKLDVLLKHGVSRMSLGVQTFHDPILRYLGRARAHTGESATRTIELIARSGLENLCIDYMIGMPGQTHDLWAQDIRTLMDLPVTSFSVYNYAVLPGSEVFFALQSGATPPCPSTREADEMYQYLHTTLMDAGYLALTYNDFLEPMRPEWEAEGATTYPVLLDGSKPYRGMETDTFRLTDHLSQVWGRCGDMVAIGSGAYGYLNNHMYLNQPDINAYIDTCNSGRLPVVMGAYTDEHEQRCRSLVLGLKLLRVKRSVYRERHGVDPYEYFKDKVDSLVEKGLLVVTDEALQVTYPKGWYYIDNICKTFYSDRNYRLPQPTSASTEILNWQLDRTDGRKGLPIVQS